Sequence from the Bombus pyrosoma isolate SC7728 linkage group LG3, ASM1482585v1, whole genome shotgun sequence genome:
attgagGATCGTCATTATCATTACTTTAGCCAAATCATGGTTTACAGACAATCAGTATATGTCACAAGTTATATTTGCTTTcgaaaagtttaaaaaaagtaACAGAATTAgtactattattttacaaagaaattaatataaaaggaatCAACCTAAAATGTTAAGGTttataaagaaagatatttttatttattgtcaggtatttcattttcaaagtaaattatatatatgtataagtatatattacGTAAAGTATGTGTTACCGTACGTAATGAAGGTtatataacctaattctaataaattattttccatttgcaattttattgataaagaTTTTAGTTACGTGTACGTTTTGgaacatatatattaatataactcAATTAAAGATAATGTCCAAAATTTTGGTTCCAAatagatacaaatatatatatgtagaggCATTGATATCTATGAAGATTTATGGGATTACACGATTAGAATCTAGCGAGAATTGTGAAATTGCTTCAAATTGTTCCTTctattgtatgtatatggaTATTGCAGGTGGGAAGATCTAGTACGAGgactttttctataaatagaaTGTTGttttcagaagaaaaatatctagaaATCAAGGAAGATAATGGAGTAAGAATATATTACATCTGCAAAGCTAGTACCaataaatttcctatttcccacagatattaatttcagatttacagtaaaaaatatattattaactattaacatattaatttaattgtcaTTTACTAGctatcaataatattataaatatactattaaactatctttcctttttttttgcaattagGTAAAAACATTGATATTAAATCATCCAGAATCTCGTAATTCTTTAtctttgaaaatgttaaagtctttattaataaacataaaaaaggaTGAAGATAGTAAAAATCTTCGATCCATAGTTATTAAATCTGGATTGGAAAGAGTATTTTCTGCTGGACACAACTTAAAAGAACTGGTTTGTAGATGGATCATGAAATACTAGTAGTAGAAGTCTTTTTAATGTAAGAATTTACATTCATTGTAGAGAAATGATTGGCTTGCATTGTTTAGACTGGTAACAATGAGAAACTTCACAAGGAAATCTTTGAAACATGCTCAGAGTTGATGCGAACAATTACTCAAAGTCCTGTTCCTATAATTGTTGCTGTAGATGGTATAGCAACTGCAGCCGGTTGTCAATTGGTTACTGCATGTGATATTGCTATTTGCACTGAACAAAGTTCATTTGCTACACCAGGGTATATACATTCTGTATACTAGATATaaacttaaatataaatacaaatttacttttacgtaTAAATGTGTTATACATATTCTTAATGAATTCTTACAGtttaaataatacttatttacCACTAAATTTTAGAGCCAATCTTGGAATATTTTGTTCTACACCAGGTATTCCCTTAGTTCGAAATGTACCCAAGAAGATAGCAATGTACATGCTATTCACAGGTTTTAGCATTAGTGGCAAAGAAGCATACGAAGCAGGACTTGTGAGTAAAGTTGtacaaaatgataaatttggtaagttgaaatttcatttaacaaaataattcattgaaatGCTACTAACtctagaatattttatcttgtttcatatttagaagaagaaattgaaaagattaCTACatctataaatatgaaaagcCGTTCTATTATTCATGTTggaaaaacatttttgtatgAACAATTGGATCTTGATATGTCAACTGCATATTTCTTAGGAACTGAGAAGATgattaatagtttaaaaatgaaagatgcTCAAGAAGGAATCaaaagtttcattgaaaaacGAAAACCTATTTGGAGTCATGattatgagaaaaattaatatggattggtgtatatatatatatgaaatatctaatataaattcctaataatggaaaaatttttattatttttgtagaaaatattataaatgtgattacttcttttgtatttctatattaaaccATCTGacataacaaaaatttattatgttcTTTGTTAGTTTTTCacagttaattattaaaattatgttactGTAATTGACTTAACTTTCGTCCACCGAAGAATTGGTTCTCCTTGTTGGAACTATTCAAAAGTGTCGTTTTTATAGCGATAAAATGGAGAACGAAACCAAAGGAATTTTTAACCTTACATGACAGTAAAATCCACTTACAATGAATCATCAATTTATGttcaaattt
This genomic interval carries:
- the LOC122565830 gene encoding enoyl-CoA hydratase domain-containing protein 3, mitochondrial isoform X1, whose translation is MLRFIKKDIFIYCQVGRSSTRTFSINRMLFSEEKYLEIKEDNGVKTLILNHPESRNSLSLKMLKSLLINIKKDEDSKNLRSIVIKSGLERVFSAGHNLKELTGNNEKLHKEIFETCSELMRTITQSPVPIIVAVDGIATAAGCQLVTACDIAICTEQSSFATPGANLGIFCSTPGIPLVRNVPKKIAMYMLFTGFSISGKEAYEAGLVSKVVQNDKFEEEIEKITTSINMKSRSIIHVGKTFLYEQLDLDMSTAYFLGTEKMINSLKMKDAQEGIKSFIEKRKPIWSHDYEKN
- the LOC122565830 gene encoding enoyl-CoA hydratase domain-containing protein 3, mitochondrial isoform X2 produces the protein MLFSEEKYLEIKEDNGVKTLILNHPESRNSLSLKMLKSLLINIKKDEDSKNLRSIVIKSGLERVFSAGHNLKELTGNNEKLHKEIFETCSELMRTITQSPVPIIVAVDGIATAAGCQLVTACDIAICTEQSSFATPGANLGIFCSTPGIPLVRNVPKKIAMYMLFTGFSISGKEAYEAGLVSKVVQNDKFEEEIEKITTSINMKSRSIIHVGKTFLYEQLDLDMSTAYFLGTEKMINSLKMKDAQEGIKSFIEKRKPIWSHDYEKN